A single window of Nocardioides kongjuensis DNA harbors:
- a CDS encoding DUF1416 domain-containing protein, protein MCGAKVGGLSLDGVNVAKEAVIQGQVVRGTGEDATPVASAYVRLLDKSGEFTAEVPTSATGHFRFFAGDGQWTLRTLAPKADPVDRVVQAQTGSVAEVLISI, encoded by the coding sequence ATGTGCGGCGCGAAGGTCGGCGGCCTGTCGCTTGACGGCGTCAACGTCGCCAAGGAGGCCGTGATCCAGGGCCAGGTCGTGCGCGGCACGGGCGAGGACGCCACCCCGGTGGCGAGCGCCTACGTGCGGCTGCTCGACAAGTCCGGCGAGTTCACCGCGGAGGTCCCGACCTCCGCCACGGGCCACTTCCGGTTCTTCGCCGGCGACGGCCAGTGGACCCTGCGGACCCTGGCTCCCAAGGCCGACCCGGTCGACCGCGTCGTCCAGGCGCAGACCGGCTCGGTCGCCGAGGTCCTCATCTCCATCTGA